A region of Stigmatopora nigra isolate UIUO_SnigA chromosome 6, RoL_Snig_1.1, whole genome shotgun sequence DNA encodes the following proteins:
- the patl1 gene encoding protein PAT1 homolog 1, translating to MFRFQSLEEDCTLEEEDDGLVEEEEEIDQFNDDTFGAGAIDDDWQEEHKRLAELDERDELGEGLGLGAVVKNDPNLPLADDPSANYVTSLAGHLPLYSVLPGAQRSSSSSSGTHQTDAEEGRREGDLAESLARLVLEADPAIAGVGAAELPAFPPNQRLGQDSRSRVLLPPSPVSHPPRPHLLRHPNQRPPGPSISGHPSPSMLSYQQQQQQQQHLLRSVPSSIGQMNTRNIWENNLGFGPVSVTPGLVTHLEDSPLMSIIKEVGLPKRPSQGMNDEGRDLSERVPPPRSTSPVIGSPPVRAVPIGTPPKQPMAHSLNHQIHHPTAVHVRAAIQHRYPPPFPERLSPNTLLNFTNSPLCRGPFPPGVGPVLSQLQRAQLLNSQVGGVPRGGPVPPLLPGGGGFRAFFGGPHPVHGHRMGPPHPLNLPHPHGLPNHMPLIRHNATHLHPQHRRILTQRMQNRGGDRSRSGGDWRSRDPYSNLMTQSEKEWVTKIQMMQLQSTDPFLDDYYYQQYFEKMEKEKDSGKKEHTTKLITPQVAKIEHTYRPVQFAGSLGKLTVSSVNNPRKMIDAVVTTRSDDEEKREKQVWNKRRQVLYTVEKIYSLLLEVQDFGKRFVHAPEEDREALLERNKNNSLQLCHSLQEKEWDDRVSDERCVMIMSVRKGKRLISRLLPYLPPSQAAAVVMVIARNLPTLAKKDKQDQVLSWLLEPVSTVIVSMSSAGLIDLLQELQGSEGQLAAVLQNKFGVTLLYLILSEGERMQSSDPTCQLMDDNRWSELVFSVARELLSVPSSSLSSPLYAPANLLSLFSRFIDRQRLDLLQEKLQLTDSSR from the exons ATGTTTCGATTCCAG TCCTTGGAGGAAGACTGTACgttggaggaggaagatgatggACTggtagaagaggaggaggaaattGATCAGTTTAATGATGATACCTTTGGAGCAGGAGCTATCG ATGACGACTGGCAAGAGGAGCACAAACGCCTCGCCGAACTTGATGAGCGAGATGAGCTCGGAGAGGGACTTGGCTTGGGAGCCGTGGTGAAAAATGACCCCAATTTGCCTCTGGCCGATGATCCGTCCGCCAACTATGTCACCTCGCTTGCCGGCCATCTTCCCTTATACTCGGTCCTCCCGGGAGCCCAGCGCTCGTCCTCGTCTTCTTCTGGAACACATCAAACAG ATGCAGAAGAAGGAAGACGGGAAGGTGACCTGGCCGAGTCGCTGGCAAGACTGGTCCTGGAAGCCGACCCGGCTATCGCCGGAGTCGGGGCGGCCGAGTTGCCCGCTTTTCCTCCGAACCAAAGGCTGGGCCAGGACTCCAGGTCCAGAGTCCTGCTTCCACCGTCCCCCGTGTCCCACCCGCCTCGACCTCACCTTCTACGTCATCCCAACCAACGGCCTCCGGGGCCCTCCATTTCAG GCCATCCCTCCCCATCCATGCTTAgttatcaacaacaacaacagcagcagcagcatttGCTTCGCTCTGTCCCTAGTAGCATTGGCCAG ATGAACACCCGGAATATCTGGGAGAACAATCTGGGTTTTGGACCAGTCAGTGTGACTCCCGGATTAGTGACCCACCTGGAG gatAGTCCATTAATGTCAATCATCAAGGAGGTGGGCCTTCCCAAACGTCCATCCCAGGGGATGAATGACGAAGGGCGGGATTTATCGGAACGGGTCCCGCCTCCGCGCTCCACGTCTCCCGTGATTGGCTCGCCTCCCGTCAGGGCGGTGCCTATTGGCACTCCTCCCAAGCAACCAATGGCTCACTCCTTAAATCATCAG ATCCATCACCCCACGGCCGTTCACGTCAGAGCCGCCATCCAACACAGATACCCGCCTCCTTTCCCCGAACGTTTGTCTCCAAACACGCTGCTCAATTTTACC AACTCGCCGCTGTGTCGTGGGCCATTTCCTCCGGGCGTGGGTCCAGTGCTGTCGCAGCTTCAACGGGCCCAGCTTCTCAACTCTCAG GTGGGCGGAGTTCCCCGCGGCGGTCCGGTGCCGCCCCTGTTACCGGGCGGAGGTGGTTTCCGAGCCTTCTTCGGCGGACCGCACCCGGTGCACGGCCATCGGATGGGGCCCCCGCATCCTCTGAATCTCCCTCACCCTCACGGCCTCCCCAACCACATGCCGCTGATCAGGCACAACGCCACGCACCTTCACCCTCAGCACCGCCGCATACTCACCCAACGGATGCAGAACCGGGGCGG GGATCGAAGCCGAAGCGGGGGGGACTGGCGGAGCAGGGACCCCTACAGCAACTTGATGACTCAGAGTGAGAAGGAATGGGTCACCAAGATCCAAATGATGCAACTTCAAAGTACCGACCCTTTCCTGGACGACTACTACTATCAG CAATACTTTGAAAAGATGGAGAAAGAGAAGGACAGCGGCAAAAAGGAACACACCACCAAGCTCATCACTCCACAAGTGGCCAAGATTGAACACACCTACAGACCAG TCCAGTTTGCAGGGTCTCTGGGGAAACTGACCGTTTCAAGTGTCAACAATCCGCGCAAAATGATTGACGCCGTGGTGACCACGCGCTCGGACGATGAG GAAAAAAGGGAGAAGCAAGTTTGGAATAAGAGACGACAGGTTCTGTACACGGTGGAAAAG ATCTACAGTTTGCTGCTGGAGGTTCAAGACTTTGGGAAACGTTTTGTCCACGCGCCCGAGGAGGACAGGGAAGCTCTTCTGGAACGCAACAAAAACAATTCCCTGCAGCTCTGCCACTCTCTGCAGGAGAAGGAGTGGGACGATAG AGTGAGCGACGAGCGCTGCGTGATGATCATGTCGGTGAGGAAAGGCAAGCGGCTGATATCCAGGCTCCTCCCCTACCTGCCCCCCTCCCaggccgccgccgtcgtcatGGTGATCGCGCGCAACCTTCCCACGTTGGCCAAGAAGGACAAACAGGACCAG GTCCTTAGCTGGTTACTGGAGCCCGTTTCCACGGTGATCGTCTCCATGTCCAGTGCCGGCCTCATAGACTTGCTGCAGGAGCTTCAGGGCAGTGAAGGTCAACTGGCTGCGGTCTTGCAAAACAAG TTTGGCGTGACGCTGCTCTACCTGATCCTGAGCGAGGGAGAGAGGATGCAAAGCTCCGACCCTACCTGTCAGCTCATGGACGACAATCGATG GAGCGAGCTGGTGTTCTCCGTGGCCCGGGAATTGCTGAGCGTCCCGTCTTCGTCCTTGTCCTCTCCGCTCTACGCACCCGCCAACCTGCTCAGCCTCTTTTCGCGCTTTATCGACCGCCAGCGTTTGGACCTGTTGCAGGAAAAGCTCCA GCTCACCGACTCGTCCAGGTAG